Proteins from a single region of Parasedimentitalea psychrophila:
- a CDS encoding aminotransferase, whose amino-acid sequence MTLRNSDFDEIRVWDNENFVHPWEGMEHIGQNERTFTETADGIYVTTEAGKRLIDGPAGMWCVQIGYGNGEIADAMATQARDMAYFSPFNNANSVPARLAHEIAKRTPGDLNHVFFTTGGSTAVDTAIRFVHFRNNILGRPEKKIVISRQKAYHGSTFLAASVSGKERDKGWLDQAQGMSYFLPNVNPYIRPEGMSLQAFLDEKVADLENAILEIGADKVAAFIAEPILASGGVIVPPKGYHKRCLDICRKYDVLYISDEVVTGWGRLGHWFASEDVFDIVPDIITTAKGLTSGYVPMGACIISDALIDSVSGEKSQGATFSNGYTYSGHPVSAIAALKNIEIFEREGILEHVREVSPLFQERLTALGDFPIVGDTRGMGLVGCVECVVDSNSEDSLDLDKTVGARIDHHCQELGLILRPIINMCVFSPPLIINVSQINQMFDIMEKGIKLTTEDLAVKGLWSA is encoded by the coding sequence ATGACACTCAGAAATTCAGACTTTGATGAAATCCGCGTTTGGGACAACGAGAACTTTGTCCATCCTTGGGAAGGGATGGAACATATAGGTCAGAATGAGCGGACCTTTACGGAGACCGCGGACGGAATTTATGTGACCACTGAGGCTGGCAAGCGCCTGATTGATGGTCCGGCTGGCATGTGGTGCGTTCAGATTGGGTATGGCAATGGTGAAATTGCGGACGCGATGGCCACTCAGGCGCGTGATATGGCCTATTTTTCGCCCTTCAATAATGCCAATTCGGTACCGGCACGGCTGGCGCATGAAATTGCGAAACGAACGCCCGGCGATCTGAACCACGTGTTTTTCACAACTGGCGGGTCGACCGCTGTGGATACAGCAATCCGATTTGTTCATTTCCGTAACAATATTTTGGGACGACCTGAAAAGAAAATCGTGATCTCTCGACAGAAGGCCTATCACGGGTCAACTTTCCTCGCGGCCAGCGTTAGTGGGAAAGAGCGGGACAAGGGCTGGTTGGATCAGGCGCAGGGCATGTCCTATTTTCTGCCCAATGTGAATCCGTATATCCGCCCCGAGGGTATGAGCCTCCAAGCCTTTCTTGACGAGAAAGTTGCCGATCTGGAAAACGCTATTCTGGAAATTGGCGCTGACAAAGTCGCCGCATTTATTGCGGAGCCAATTCTGGCATCAGGCGGGGTGATTGTTCCGCCCAAAGGCTATCACAAGCGGTGTCTTGATATCTGCCGCAAGTACGATGTTCTCTATATCTCGGACGAAGTTGTGACCGGTTGGGGGCGTTTAGGCCATTGGTTTGCATCCGAAGATGTGTTCGATATCGTACCTGACATCATTACCACAGCCAAAGGGTTGACCTCAGGTTATGTTCCGATGGGGGCCTGTATTATCTCAGATGCGCTGATCGACAGCGTCTCGGGCGAGAAATCACAGGGAGCCACATTTTCAAATGGTTACACCTATTCCGGTCACCCGGTTTCAGCCATTGCCGCCCTGAAGAACATCGAGATTTTTGAACGCGAGGGCATTCTTGAGCACGTGCGCGAAGTGTCTCCTCTGTTTCAGGAGCGACTGACGGCACTGGGTGATTTTCCCATTGTCGGCGATACTCGCGGCATGGGCTTGGTTGGCTGCGTTGAATGTGTGGTGGACAGCAATTCTGAGGATTCTCTGGATCTGGACAAAACCGTAGGCGCCCGGATTGATCATCATTGTCAGGAACTGGGCCTTATCCTGCGGCCGATTATCAACATGTGCGTGTTTTCACCGCCCTTGATCATCAATGTTAGTCAGATCAATCAGATGTTCGACATCATGGAAAAAGGCATCAAACTGACCACCGAAGATCTGGCGGTAAAAGGGCTTTGGAGCGCATGA
- a CDS encoding agmatine deiminase family protein, whose amino-acid sequence MSASFSADFRMPAEWLPHARTWMAWPLSEPVYGDTLAAGRSEHAAVAREIAKFEPVTMVYDPNAGDGVEQLRDLPNLTLLELPLDDSWLRDTGPTFVTGEDGSVAGIDWTFDGWGGLHPANNDAAIAERILRAAGVRRFGSDMVFEGGALSIDDAGTVLTTRQCFEHRTRDGGPTSEEFEAELKARLGARKIIWLERTLEGDSTNGHVDVVAAFTSPGHVVVQISEDFDDPDYDNLLNNLTILEQETDADGRPLTVHKIVAPPVSRNPDGSRRMLSYINFYIVNGGVVVPQYGMDETDAAAIGVLQNLFPDRRVVGVMTPTVADAGGNIHCITQQQPKGALSDA is encoded by the coding sequence ATGAGCGCGTCCTTCTCAGCCGATTTTCGTATGCCTGCGGAATGGCTGCCACACGCGCGTACCTGGATGGCCTGGCCTTTGTCAGAGCCTGTCTATGGTGACACTCTGGCGGCAGGCCGTTCAGAGCATGCCGCGGTCGCCCGTGAGATTGCAAAGTTTGAGCCCGTGACTATGGTTTACGATCCCAATGCTGGCGACGGGGTAGAGCAACTGCGCGATCTCCCTAATCTAACATTGCTGGAGCTTCCTTTGGATGACAGCTGGTTGCGAGATACGGGGCCGACATTTGTAACTGGTGAAGATGGTTCTGTTGCCGGGATCGACTGGACGTTTGATGGATGGGGTGGGCTGCATCCTGCAAACAACGATGCGGCTATTGCCGAACGTATCCTTAGAGCTGCCGGTGTGCGCCGGTTTGGCAGTGACATGGTCTTCGAAGGTGGCGCCCTAAGTATCGATGACGCGGGCACGGTATTGACCACACGTCAGTGTTTCGAACACCGGACCCGCGATGGGGGGCCAACTTCCGAAGAATTCGAAGCGGAGCTGAAAGCCCGGCTTGGGGCCCGCAAAATCATCTGGCTGGAACGCACCCTGGAAGGGGACAGCACAAACGGGCATGTGGATGTGGTCGCAGCCTTCACGTCACCCGGTCATGTCGTTGTGCAAATCAGCGAAGACTTTGACGATCCTGATTATGACAACCTCCTAAATAACCTGACCATTCTTGAGCAGGAAACCGATGCAGATGGCCGCCCGCTGACTGTTCACAAGATTGTCGCCCCACCCGTCAGCCGCAATCCAGACGGATCGCGCAGGATGCTGTCCTACATCAATTTCTACATCGTCAATGGCGGTGTTGTGGTGCCGCAATATGGAATGGACGAGACAGATGCCGCCGCAATCGGAGTTTTGCAAAATCTGTTCCCGGATCGTCGGGTCGTGGGTGTGATGACACCGACCGTCGCTGACGCGGGAGGCAACATTCATTGCATCACACAACAGCAACCAAAAGGGGCCCTCTCTGATGCGTAA
- the aguB gene encoding N-carbamoylputrescine amidase, with protein sequence MRKVTLAATQMSCSWDKNDNIAKAEALVRKAAAKGANVILIQELFETPYFCIEQAHKHFDLATTASENPAIRHFSNIASELGVVLPISFFERAGQSFFNSLAMIDADGTILGTYRKSHIPNDVAYQEKQFFSPGDTGFQVWETAFGRIGCGICWDQWFPETARCLVLKGAEILLFPTAIGSEPWRPDANCISHWQTVMQGHAGANLVPVVASNRVGTEVATEDENLKLEFFGGSFIANQFGQRVADARNEDGAVITATFDLDEIAENRRYWGVFRDRRPDLYGAISTLDGVERP encoded by the coding sequence ATGCGTAAGGTTACTCTTGCCGCGACCCAAATGAGTTGTAGTTGGGACAAAAATGACAATATCGCCAAGGCTGAGGCCCTGGTGCGCAAAGCCGCGGCCAAAGGTGCCAATGTCATCCTGATTCAGGAACTGTTTGAAACGCCCTACTTCTGTATAGAACAGGCCCACAAACATTTCGACCTTGCAACGACGGCCTCCGAAAACCCAGCGATACGGCATTTTTCCAATATTGCAAGCGAGTTAGGTGTTGTTCTGCCGATCTCGTTTTTTGAGCGCGCCGGACAATCGTTCTTCAACTCCCTAGCCATGATTGACGCAGACGGAACCATCTTGGGCACCTACCGAAAAAGCCACATCCCCAATGATGTCGCCTATCAGGAAAAGCAATTCTTTTCGCCTGGTGACACGGGTTTTCAGGTCTGGGAGACCGCGTTTGGGCGGATTGGCTGCGGGATCTGCTGGGATCAGTGGTTTCCGGAAACCGCCCGTTGTCTGGTGTTGAAGGGGGCCGAGATTCTGCTGTTCCCCACGGCCATAGGATCAGAGCCATGGAGACCTGATGCCAACTGTATATCGCATTGGCAGACCGTCATGCAGGGCCATGCGGGTGCCAATCTTGTGCCGGTGGTTGCCAGCAATCGGGTCGGGACCGAGGTCGCAACTGAAGACGAAAACCTGAAGTTGGAATTCTTTGGCGGTTCCTTTATCGCCAATCAATTCGGGCAAAGGGTTGCGGATGCAAGAAACGAGGACGGCGCAGTTATCACCGCGACTTTTGATCTGGATGAAATCGCTGAAAATCGCCGCTACTGGGGTGTGTTTCGTGACCGCCGCCCCGATCTATATGGCGCAATCTCTACCCTTGATGGAGTGGAAAGACCCTAA
- a CDS encoding ABC transporter permease, with product MKLNKQAKTGLLLVSPATLYVILLIAAPTALTIAYSFWIQDFVDVRRTFTLANYIEIFEDPLYRTLIFRSVKIATLVTIYTVLLAYPVAYFIAFNVKERKAMWLFLVTIPFWTSYLLRVFSWKIILGQNGVLNSTLLGLGVIDEPISSLLYNSNAVVLTLTHAWAPFAILPIFVALNKIDRSFLEAAKDLGEGPLRTFLRVTLPLSMPGVIGASMIIFIPTVGDYVTPALVGGSDGAMVANMIQVQFGKANNWPLGAALALSAVVCVTIAAVFYVALLKVLERVLK from the coding sequence ATGAAATTGAATAAACAGGCAAAGACAGGGCTTTTGCTGGTATCGCCCGCAACGCTCTACGTGATTTTGCTTATCGCAGCGCCTACGGCCTTGACGATCGCATATAGTTTCTGGATTCAGGATTTTGTCGACGTCCGGCGTACGTTTACTCTCGCCAACTATATCGAAATTTTCGAGGACCCACTATATCGGACTTTGATATTCCGATCGGTAAAAATTGCGACATTGGTCACAATCTATACCGTTCTCCTCGCCTATCCCGTTGCCTATTTCATTGCGTTCAATGTGAAAGAACGCAAAGCCATGTGGTTGTTTCTGGTCACGATCCCTTTTTGGACAAGCTACTTGCTGCGCGTATTTTCGTGGAAAATTATCCTGGGTCAGAACGGGGTGCTGAATTCCACACTGTTGGGGCTGGGGGTCATTGATGAACCGATCTCGTCGTTGCTTTACAATTCAAATGCGGTGGTCCTGACGCTCACCCATGCTTGGGCACCGTTTGCGATACTGCCGATTTTTGTAGCGCTGAATAAGATTGATCGCAGCTTTCTTGAGGCAGCCAAAGATCTGGGCGAAGGGCCATTGCGCACATTTCTCAGGGTGACTCTGCCTTTGTCCATGCCTGGGGTGATCGGGGCAAGCATGATCATCTTTATCCCTACCGTAGGTGACTATGTAACCCCGGCGCTTGTCGGCGGGTCCGATGGGGCAATGGTTGCGAACATGATCCAGGTTCAGTTCGGCAAGGCAAATAACTGGCCTCTGGGGGCTGCACTGGCGCTGAGTGCAGTGGTCTGTGTGACCATCGCGGCAGTTTTTTATGTGGCGCTCCTTAAAGTGTTGGAAAGGGTTCTGAAATGA
- a CDS encoding ABC transporter permease: MNIGTRILSNIGRYLPVYAVAYLIFLYLPVLLLPVFSFNDSQILSFPLSGFTTKWYAQLSEQSALLKALGNSLFVALISAALATSLGTLASRAVVKYKYPFKNLSYGIVMAPLVMPEIIIAISLLILFLGIGVDPSLYTVILGHTLLTIPFCVSIMTSAFGQFDDSLEEAAIDLGESTWGALRRVTIPVVSPGIISSMLVSFTVSFDEFILAFFLSGNRPTLPVYIWSQVRFPAKLPIVLALGSVLIVVSLLFLALAEYFRRRSVRLQTKT; this comes from the coding sequence ATGAACATCGGAACGCGTATTCTCAGCAATATTGGGCGGTATCTGCCGGTCTATGCGGTTGCCTATCTAATATTCCTATATCTGCCTGTTTTGCTGCTGCCTGTATTCTCCTTCAACGACTCACAGATCCTGTCCTTTCCGCTGTCCGGTTTCACGACCAAGTGGTACGCGCAGCTGTCGGAACAATCCGCTTTGCTTAAGGCCCTCGGCAACAGTCTCTTTGTTGCCTTGATATCTGCAGCCTTGGCAACTTCGCTGGGAACGCTGGCCTCACGTGCTGTAGTCAAATACAAATACCCATTCAAAAACCTTTCGTATGGGATCGTGATGGCCCCGCTGGTTATGCCAGAGATCATCATCGCGATTTCTCTTCTGATCCTGTTTCTGGGGATCGGCGTTGATCCGTCTTTGTACACCGTCATTCTGGGGCATACGCTGCTGACGATACCATTTTGCGTATCGATCATGACATCGGCCTTTGGTCAATTCGACGACTCTCTGGAAGAGGCCGCGATTGATTTGGGAGAAAGCACATGGGGCGCTCTGCGCCGCGTGACCATTCCGGTTGTGTCACCGGGAATTATTTCCAGCATGCTGGTGTCGTTTACCGTGTCGTTTGACGAGTTCATTCTGGCCTTTTTTCTGTCGGGCAACCGGCCAACGCTGCCCGTCTATATCTGGAGCCAAGTCAGGTTCCCCGCAAAGCTGCCTATCGTTCTCGCCCTTGGCTCGGTGCTGATTGTCGTGTCGCTGCTGTTTCTCGCCCTTGCAGAATATTTCCGGCGTCGCAGCGTGCGCCTGCAGACCAAGACTTAA
- a CDS encoding ABC transporter ATP-binding protein produces the protein MQKTTAVDICNVSKSFGSFQAVQNVNLALKEGEFFSLLGPSGCGKSTLLRMIAGFEKPTSGDVEIYGASMKNVEANHRPTNMVFQSYAIFPHLNIAENIAFGLAKLGLSKAQKMAKAGEMLEKVGLAGLGKRAVNELSGGQRQRVALARALVLEPKVLLLDEPMSALDKKLREQMQMELRQLQRAVGITFLMVTHDQHEAMTISDRCGVMFNGKLAQVAEPQELYQKPINKTVANFIGGMNFLNGKITGRDDVSLSVNVENFGPIRIDAHGVTDAVDALITVGLRPERVHLGRNGLLNADATTQATVIDKAFYGETIHYFLKINGLGEPLIASVTNFERADHFNIGDTVQAGFRGRAAVALP, from the coding sequence ATGCAGAAAACCACCGCAGTTGATATTTGCAATGTCAGCAAGTCTTTTGGGTCCTTTCAAGCAGTTCAAAATGTGAACTTGGCGCTAAAGGAAGGGGAATTCTTTTCTCTGCTTGGCCCTTCCGGCTGTGGAAAATCCACGCTGCTTAGAATGATTGCCGGTTTCGAAAAGCCTACCTCAGGCGACGTAGAAATTTATGGTGCTTCCATGAAAAATGTGGAAGCCAACCATCGTCCAACCAATATGGTCTTTCAAAGTTATGCGATTTTCCCGCATCTGAATATCGCAGAAAATATTGCCTTTGGCCTGGCAAAATTGGGTCTGAGCAAAGCTCAGAAAATGGCCAAAGCCGGTGAAATGCTTGAAAAGGTCGGTCTCGCCGGGTTGGGAAAACGGGCAGTGAACGAATTGTCAGGCGGCCAACGGCAGCGGGTGGCCTTGGCGCGGGCCTTGGTTTTGGAACCCAAGGTTTTGCTTTTGGACGAACCGATGTCGGCGCTGGACAAAAAGCTGCGCGAGCAAATGCAGATGGAACTGCGCCAGTTGCAGCGTGCTGTCGGGATCACCTTTTTGATGGTCACACATGACCAGCATGAAGCGATGACAATTTCTGACCGGTGCGGCGTTATGTTTAACGGAAAGCTCGCGCAGGTTGCTGAACCGCAAGAACTTTATCAGAAGCCCATCAATAAGACGGTTGCCAATTTTATTGGCGGAATGAATTTTTTGAATGGGAAGATCACAGGCCGCGATGACGTCAGCCTATCAGTGAATGTCGAAAATTTCGGACCCATACGGATAGATGCCCACGGTGTGACGGATGCCGTCGATGCGCTGATCACAGTTGGTCTGCGCCCGGAACGTGTTCACCTCGGGCGGAATGGGTTGCTAAACGCAGATGCGACGACCCAGGCAACGGTTATTGACAAGGCCTTTTATGGCGAAACAATCCACTATTTTCTGAAAATCAACGGTTTGGGAGAGCCTCTCATCGCGTCTGTCACGAATTTCGAACGGGCTGATCACTTCAATATTGGCGACACAGTGCAGGCAGGCTTCCGCGGCAGAGCCGCTGTTGCGTTGCCCTGA
- a CDS encoding ABC transporter substrate-binding protein, with protein MRKIPMKLKVMALSLLSASALASTAMAGEITVFDWSGYDDAGFFEAYVEKHGEAPDFSFFADDEEGFNKLRAGFSADLAHPCLNTMPKFRAAGLIKPIDTSRISAWDKLLPALTQLSDFVDEDGTVWALPFDWGNTGMVYRTDKIDQAQATLQLFADPSMTGRVSLPDGVADAYALAALAIGITDWRAMTDEQFEQASDFLRLVHPNVRFYWSDQGQLDAAIKSGEVDIAWAWSATELALVGEEVPVTMVRDGSIGVASWACGYVHLKSGEGSDEAVYDYLNAISDVAAGKYIIEAWGYAHSNTEAYTAADQETVNAYGYGDVEGFLSESLFTVSVPQELDAKMVKEFERIKAGF; from the coding sequence ATGAGGAAAATACCAATGAAACTTAAGGTAATGGCTCTGAGCCTTCTGAGTGCATCCGCGCTTGCGTCAACCGCAATGGCGGGAGAAATAACGGTTTTTGACTGGTCTGGCTATGACGACGCCGGATTCTTTGAAGCCTATGTAGAAAAGCATGGCGAAGCGCCGGATTTCTCGTTCTTTGCCGATGATGAAGAAGGCTTTAACAAGTTGAGAGCCGGATTTTCGGCTGATCTGGCGCATCCCTGCCTGAATACGATGCCAAAATTCCGTGCGGCAGGTTTGATCAAACCAATTGATACCAGCCGGATTTCCGCCTGGGATAAATTGCTTCCAGCTCTCACCCAGCTGTCTGATTTCGTCGATGAAGACGGCACTGTCTGGGCGCTGCCTTTTGACTGGGGCAATACGGGTATGGTGTATCGGACCGACAAGATTGATCAGGCACAGGCCACTTTGCAATTGTTTGCTGATCCGAGCATGACAGGCCGTGTTTCGCTGCCAGATGGTGTTGCGGACGCCTATGCGCTTGCAGCTCTGGCCATTGGTATAACAGACTGGCGTGCAATGACTGACGAGCAGTTTGAACAGGCTTCAGACTTCCTACGGTTGGTTCATCCAAATGTTCGCTTCTACTGGTCCGATCAGGGTCAGCTGGACGCAGCCATCAAGTCTGGCGAAGTTGACATTGCTTGGGCTTGGAGCGCAACTGAATTGGCATTGGTTGGCGAAGAGGTTCCCGTAACCATGGTCCGTGATGGGAGCATTGGTGTTGCAAGCTGGGCTTGTGGCTATGTTCACCTGAAAAGCGGAGAAGGTAGCGACGAGGCTGTATATGACTATCTCAACGCAATTTCAGATGTTGCAGCCGGGAAATACATCATCGAAGCATGGGGTTACGCACATTCAAACACCGAGGCCTATACGGCGGCGGATCAGGAAACCGTGAATGCCTACGGCTATGGTGATGTTGAGGGCTTCCTTAGTGAAAGTCTCTTCACCGTTTCAGTACCGCAAGAACTGGATGCCAAAATGGTCAAGGAATTCGAGCGAATTAAAGCGGGTTTCTAA
- a CDS encoding transposase domain-containing protein, whose protein sequence is MKPPDIPTARTPIETAKLNSVDHQAGLTDMLGRIPDHKATMIDELQL, encoded by the coding sequence TTGAAGCCGCCCGACATTCCTACCGCCAGAACTCCGATTGAAACTGCCAAGCTCAACAGTGTCGATCACCAAGCTGGGCTGACAGACATGCTTGGTCGTATTCCCGATCACAAGGCGACAATGATCGACGAATTACAGCTTTGA
- a CDS encoding efflux RND transporter permease subunit → MNIARASIDKPLYTWLIMVIALLGGIWGFISLGRLEDPAFTIKQAVVLTSYPGATAEQVALEVSEPLESSIQKMSEVKLITSINRPGFSLIEVEMKDIYDGAELPEIWTKLRARIRDASRRLPEGVGQPFVNDSFGDVFGLFYAVTAEGFTDAEKHELATFLRRELLTVSGVADVEVVGLPDEAIFVEPDLAISVNQNIAMSAVGNAIATSNSVRAAGTLDAGPSETRLLAPAGSDSVTEIAGLSVGAQGEVINIIDMASVHRGRITDPDLIIRFNGTEAFSFGIAGLATENIVEVGKRVDAKLAELDAEIPYGVQLEPIYQQHVVVENASNDFLVNLAMSVAIVIAVLALFMGWRAAIVVGTTLLLTVVGTLLFMKLFSISMERISLGALIIAMGMLVDNAIVVAEGMQISMLRGKSSRDAADEAAAKTQIPLLGATVIGIMAFAGIGLSPDSAGEFLFSLFAVIAISLLLSWLLALTVTPLLGHYFFKQGKSGGADAYGGLLFRAYGGLLRLALKLRWLVVVGLVGITAVCFMGFGQIKQQFFPDSNTPLFFVHYKLPQGTSIHTTSEHLKVFEDWLADRDDVVSVASFVGQGASRFMLTYQAQKPNPSYGHLIIRMPDLSAIPAIQADLEAFGQARFPEGEFRTKRLVFGPGGGNPIEVRLSGPDPKVLRQLGKDAAMRLTQASDNILNVRNNWREQELVLKPIYATDRAQTAGVTREDIADTLMFSTDGITGGVFRERERLIPIILRRPSDGAYNLMDQVVYSRSTGKFVPLEQMIDGIEVEVQNTLVHRRDRVPTLTVSADIPKDLTAATVFKEVQEVIEAMELPPGYKMEWGGEHESAADANASLGGQLPLSGLIMVLISVLLFNAIRQPIIIWLLVPMSVNGVVIGLLGTGLPFTFTALLGLLSLSGMLIKNGIVLVEEIDLVRAEGKMMRDAIVEASVSRLRPVMLAAVTTVLGMVPLLGDAFFKSMAVTIMGGLTFATVLTLIAAPVFYLIFFGREARLEARLEAKLETGGEASAA, encoded by the coding sequence ATGAACATTGCACGCGCCTCAATCGACAAGCCTCTTTATACTTGGCTGATCATGGTGATCGCCCTGTTGGGCGGCATTTGGGGCTTCATATCTCTGGGACGGCTGGAAGATCCGGCCTTTACCATCAAGCAGGCGGTGGTTTTGACATCCTATCCCGGTGCAACCGCCGAACAGGTGGCGCTGGAAGTGTCAGAGCCGCTGGAATCCTCCATTCAAAAGATGTCCGAAGTAAAACTGATCACCTCGATCAACCGACCGGGGTTTTCCCTGATCGAAGTGGAAATGAAGGATATCTATGACGGTGCCGAACTGCCTGAAATCTGGACCAAGTTACGGGCTCGGATCCGGGATGCGTCACGCCGATTGCCGGAAGGGGTTGGGCAGCCCTTTGTGAACGATAGTTTTGGCGATGTGTTCGGGTTGTTTTACGCGGTGACAGCCGAAGGCTTTACCGATGCCGAAAAGCACGAACTGGCGACCTTCCTGCGGCGCGAGTTGTTGACCGTCAGTGGCGTCGCGGATGTCGAAGTTGTCGGGCTGCCGGATGAGGCGATTTTTGTGGAACCGGATCTGGCGATTTCCGTGAACCAGAATATCGCCATGTCCGCCGTTGGCAATGCCATTGCCACATCAAATTCCGTGCGGGCAGCGGGCACCTTGGATGCCGGTCCTAGTGAAACCCGATTACTGGCCCCGGCCGGATCTGACAGTGTGACCGAAATTGCCGGCCTGTCGGTGGGGGCGCAGGGCGAGGTCATCAATATCATTGACATGGCCTCGGTGCATCGAGGCCGCATAACGGACCCGGACCTGATCATTCGCTTCAACGGAACCGAGGCATTTTCCTTTGGCATTGCCGGGCTGGCAACCGAGAACATTGTTGAGGTCGGCAAACGCGTTGATGCCAAGCTGGCGGAACTGGACGCTGAAATCCCCTACGGGGTTCAGCTGGAGCCGATCTATCAACAGCATGTGGTGGTTGAAAACGCCTCGAATGACTTTCTGGTCAACCTGGCGATGTCTGTGGCCATCGTGATTGCGGTTCTGGCTCTCTTTATGGGCTGGCGCGCCGCCATTGTGGTGGGCACCACGCTGCTGCTGACGGTTGTGGGCACGCTGCTGTTCATGAAACTGTTTTCGATTTCGATGGAACGGATTTCGCTGGGCGCGCTGATCATTGCCATGGGGATGCTGGTGGACAACGCCATTGTGGTGGCCGAGGGCATGCAGATCTCTATGCTGCGCGGAAAATCTTCGCGCGACGCAGCGGATGAAGCGGCCGCCAAGACACAGATCCCCCTGCTGGGGGCGACAGTGATCGGTATCATGGCCTTTGCCGGCATCGGCCTGAGCCCGGATTCGGCGGGTGAATTCCTGTTTTCACTGTTTGCAGTGATCGCAATTTCCCTGCTGCTCAGTTGGTTGCTGGCCCTGACGGTGACGCCGCTACTGGGTCACTACTTCTTCAAACAGGGCAAATCCGGCGGTGCCGATGCCTACGGCGGGCTGCTGTTCCGCGCCTATGGAGGCCTGTTGCGATTGGCGTTGAAACTGCGATGGCTGGTGGTGGTTGGTCTGGTGGGTATCACGGCTGTTTGCTTCATGGGCTTTGGCCAGATCAAGCAACAGTTTTTCCCGGACTCCAACACACCGCTGTTTTTCGTCCACTACAAATTGCCACAGGGAACATCGATTCACACCACCTCTGAGCACCTGAAAGTGTTCGAAGACTGGTTGGCAGACCGCGATGACGTTGTCTCGGTTGCCAGTTTTGTTGGCCAGGGGGCGTCGCGGTTCATGCTGACCTATCAGGCACAAAAGCCGAACCCCAGCTATGGCCACCTGATCATCCGGATGCCGGATCTGAGCGCGATTCCTGCGATACAGGCGGATCTTGAGGCCTTTGGACAGGCCCGCTTCCCCGAAGGCGAATTCCGCACCAAACGGTTGGTTTTTGGCCCCGGTGGCGGCAATCCGATTGAAGTGCGGTTGTCGGGGCCGGATCCAAAGGTGTTGCGCCAACTGGGCAAAGACGCCGCAATGCGATTGACGCAGGCCTCGGACAATATCCTGAATGTCCGCAACAATTGGCGGGAACAGGAATTGGTGTTGAAGCCAATTTATGCAACCGACAGGGCGCAGACAGCCGGGGTCACCCGAGAAGACATCGCCGATACCCTTATGTTCTCGACAGACGGTATCACCGGCGGCGTATTCCGTGAGCGTGAACGGCTGATCCCGATCATTCTGCGCCGCCCCTCGGATGGGGCCTACAATCTGATGGATCAAGTGGTTTACTCCAGGTCGACGGGGAAGTTTGTGCCGCTGGAACAGATGATCGACGGGATCGAGGTCGAGGTGCAGAACACGCTGGTGCATCGCCGGGATCGGGTGCCGACACTGACAGTCAGTGCCGATATTCCCAAAGATCTGACGGCCGCGACAGTGTTCAAAGAGGTTCAAGAGGTGATCGAGGCGATGGAGCTGCCGCCCGGCTACAAGATGGAATGGGGCGGCGAACACGAGAGCGCCGCGGATGCCAATGCCAGCCTGGGCGGCCAATTGCCCCTGTCGGGGCTGATCATGGTGCTGATCTCGGTGTTGCTGTTCAATGCCATTCGTCAGCCGATCATCATCTGGCTGCTGGTGCCGATGTCGGTGAATGGCGTGGTGATTGGGCTGCTGGGCACCGGCCTGCCCTTTACCTTCACCGCCTTGCTCGGCCTGCTCAGCCTGTCGGGAATGCTGATCAAGAACGGGATTGTGCTGGTCGAAGAGATCGATCTGGTCCGCGCCGAGGGCAAGATGATGCGCGACGCGATTGTCGAGGCCTCGGTGTCGCGCCTGCGACCTGTGATGCTGGCGGCAGTGACCACCGTACTGGGTATGGTGCCGCTGCTTGGGGATGCCTTCTTCAAGTCGATGGCGGTGACCATCATGGGGGGGCTGACCTTTGCCACCGTGTTGACCCTGATCGCCGCACCGGTGTTCTACCTGATCTTCTTTGGCCGTGAAGCCCGGCTTGAGGCCAGACTTGAGGCCAAGCTTGAGACCGGAGGTGAGGCCAGCGCAGCATAA